In Populus nigra chromosome 1, ddPopNigr1.1, whole genome shotgun sequence, one genomic interval encodes:
- the LOC133670471 gene encoding uncharacterized protein LOC133670471 encodes MEIEGEEGSKIEVGIGSKAVFGRGCGFNTKDRRVSRRHVIFELDDNQTVSFQVVGKNPICVRSGEENVKIFRRLQKGVVAAGDWFCISSQNPVRFRLKRRIGGRRVQESDSGNWYSERFDLSKIDPVKEFGFLVIGHELDCYPKQRIKDARSWDWFLEEPEQDSERGESFERKKKNGRGKRKKKVGGNDDNYGDDWSGESEDDEVVGKIIKVDRPKYSTRSKGRDKLRQDTKTKRVSARKTNEDDETLGAFIVDDDVEEGEQGGEGDEEEDDIVDDDDDDDDYH; translated from the exons ATGGAGATAGAAGGAGAGGAGGGGTCGAAAATTGAAGTGGGAATAGGTTCAAAGGCCGTCTTTGGAAGAGGCTGTGGTTTTAACACGAAAGACCGAAGGGTTTCTCGTCGTCACGTTATATTTGAGCTCGACGACAACCAAACGGTTTCCTTTCAAGTTGTAGGAAAGAACCCAATTTGCGTACGAAGTGGTGAAGAAAACGTTAAGATATTTAGAAGGTTGCAGAAGGGTGTGGTAGCAGCTGGTGATTGGTTCTGTATTTCAAGTCAAAACCCTGTTCGGTTCCGTTTGAAAAggagaattggaggaagaaGGGTGCAAGAGAGTGACAGTGGAAATTGGTATTCTGAAAGATTTGATCTTTCGAAGATTGACCCTGTTAAag AATTTGGATTTCTTGTGATTGGGCATGAATTGGATTGCTATCCTAAGCAAAGGATAAAAGATGCAAGGAGCTGGGATTGGTTTCTTGAGGAACCTGAGCAAGATAGTGAGCGTGGGGAGAgttttgagagaaaaaagaaaaatgggaggggaaagaggaagaagaaagttgGAGGGAATGATGATAATTATGGTGATGATTGGAGTGGTGAGAGTGAAGACGATGAGGttgttggaaaaataataaaggttgACAGACCAAAATATTCAACTAGATCAAAGGGACGAGACAAACTACGTCAAgatacaaaaacaaagagagttTCTGCAAGGAAAACTAATGAAGATGATGAGACACTAGGGGCCTTTATTGTTGATGATGACGTGGAGGAGGGGGAACAAGGAGGAGAAGGcgatgaagaagaagacgacattgttgatgatgatgatgatgatgatgattatcaCTAA